The DNA window aacaaagacaGCGACGTTCAGTCAGTGAAAACGGAAACAATCCAGACGGAAACAAAAGAATATAAAGAAGCCTTAAAAAGTTTAGGTacacacacatcaggaacaGCTTTGGCATCAGATcaagatgataaaataaaacctgtaaTCTCCCTCCACATCAGTGTTCACTCTGTATCAGTTCATGAACATGAAAACTGGATGTTTCACTCGTCAGTCAAACTAGAGGACGTGAAACAATAGAGGGAAACGTGTCCCTGATAATGAGGCTCTCCTGACCTCAGTCAACCTGCTGAATAAAGGAAGTGGTGGGACGAATGTCTGGAGCCTTAATGCACTAGACAAGCTGCAGCAGTAACTACATTAAGgtaaatatgttatattaataTAACACAACTTAAACCCACGTACAGAGGAAGAAAAGCCACTATTCAAAATGAAGCTTTTCCTTTATTCTGACGTTAAagtacatttgtttaaaaatcaaaagcTGAAACATCTCATTGAGGATTCCGAGCGTTGCCTCAGTTCTATGTAGAAACACCTTAGGCAGCAATCACAGCCTCCAGTGTTTTTGTCTCTACAAGATTTGCACCCCTGGATTTGGGCAGTTCATCTCCTGGCAGATCCTCTCCAGCTCTGTCATGTTGGATGGGAACTGACATCTTCAGGTCTCTCTGCAAAGTCGATGTTGGGTTAAATCTGGGCTTTAGCTGGGCCACTAATGACAGTCAGAGACTTGTCCCGCAGCCTCTCCAGCGTTATCTCGGCTTTATGCTTCGGGTCGCTGTCGAGCCGAGAGGTGAAGTGTCGCCCCGGCCTCGGGTTGAGTGCAGTCTGGGGCAGGATTTCTTTAAGGACCTCTCATTCTCTCATCCTTCCATCCTCAACTCAGACCAGTCTCTCTGTCCCTGCTGCTGAGAACCTACTCTCTCTATTTAACATGATGCTGCCTACAACATGCTAATATTACGAAAAAATTAATGATACAATACAATTCTTTAATGATATATTGTGAtccataaaatatttaataattttaaaCTTTTCATATTTCTGGAGGAGCAGACTGAACTGCACACATTAGCCTTCAGCAGATTctctcgtacacacacacaaacaggaaccCTAACCTGGATGACCATCATGTCTTCGGGGAGATTCACGGCATATTGGATTGTAACGACCACCCCTCTATACAGGGAGTTGGTGCTTCTACCATTAGGTAGAGGACAGTTCCTGCTCGTAGGACTCAAACATAAAAACTCTCCTTTATCTGTACGGCAATTAATATGGAACATTTGCCAGTTATGCCACTAGCGCACTTTGTTCTTGTACACTGGATTTGACTcatctttgtattttatgtgGTGATGCTGTGTTGCATTAAttataagaataataattaatgttgtgtttatgatGGTTTGTAATTTCCCTTTGGACAGGATAATAAATTTGACTTGACCTGAAACCGTGTCCAATAACTTCAGTCTGCCACAGATGGATCAAGATCCCAACACGTGACAACGAAGGTTGACGTGGGAGAAAATTAGAGCCAAGAGAAACTGAGTGCACAGTCATCATAACACGTGAgttagaaatgtgtgtttgaaagaagtTTTCGAAGTGAGGAACGGAAGAGACAGAAGGCAGCAGATGACAGAGAGTCGCACTAACTGAGCCAAAACAAACATCCCACCACAGCACAGGGCTGCAGCTACGTTTTTTTTGAAATTCCTGTTGTACAAGATCGATCAAagtggagacagacaggaaagacaaagaggaaggagagggaaggGTGGAGAGGGGCCCGCACATCCCCACACAGCTGAATGAGCCGGAGTAACACATCATGGCTGTTGTGATACTGTAACATAACTATATCACGCTACAAGCCgagtcacagtcacacatacagAAGATACTGACCTTAACCCATTTGCACTGGCGGAGCTGGTCAGAAGCGGCGCAGAAAGTTGACTTCCAGAGGGTGGTGGAGGCCAGGGGCTGCCCCAAGACATCGCCCCAACGGAGAGGGGTCTCCTTGGGTATGGCGAGTAGACAGATGTGGGGTGAGTCGCCACAGCCCTCCCTGTCCCTTGGAGGCTGGGCCTGTTCAGACTCCCCGAAGAGAAGGAGTGTCGTGAACGGCTGGGCATGGGTCCCGTGCTGCTGTGGCTCAAACACTGCTGGCAAGAACACGGGCCCGAGGGGATGGCCGGGGGGCCGTTGGAGGCCAGCGGGTATGGGAGGTTACACTGACGTTGCACCTGCCGCCTGAACCCTGTGGCTTTGTTCACCTGGGCCAGAGAGGTGAGATCCACGATGTAATTATATCCATGAGGCCCCAGGTCTGCGGTGCCTTGGCGCGCCTGATAGCTGTGCTCCAAAAGGATGGAGGTTCGAGTCTCGTACGGAGTCCACCCTCCTTCGTCGTTGGCCCATTCCCAGTAAACACCACTGCCGAGGCCTGAGGACTGAGCGAACAGGGACCGACGTACCGACCGAGTCTTTcctggaaatgaaaagaaaaccatcAATGAAGTGAAACTTTGGttttctgtggttgttgttgttgtgacgtGCTGAATAAATAAGACTTCACTTTAACACAAGCTCATCCTTCATGACAGCAGTCTGTGTTTtggttaatgatgatgatgttgttgtgtgGTTTAGTTATATTAAGTGATATTTCTTCAGCACTGTGTTAAAGCAGAGGACTGGAACTGCTACACGCGTTAGCTGCTAAGATTTACAAGCTGTTTACCCTCATTTAAAGAAGCTAGCAGGAATCAGCTGGGCTAAACCAAAACAACATGCTAATGTCATGTGTGTGCTGCGTTCTAACGATGTCATGTGAACATGTTGGTGAACCACACGTGAAGCTGAGGGTTGTTAGCGTTGGTACGAACACACAACTGCATTGTGTACCTGGCTAACGTGAGCTAGCAGCTATGTAAACACATATCAAAACAACAGCGCCTCTGAGCTAATGCTAAGTAGCTAGCGTCCCAGCTAGCAGGGCCCGGAgagattaaatcattaaaacaggGTTTGTGACAGAAAGTGAGATGTGTGATAAATCCCTGAATGTCTCACCCGTGTCCTGGCGGAACTGCTTCAAGCTCGGGATGTCGATGAGATAAGGCGACAGGCTGGGGTCTGATTGTCCGAGGCAGATGCTCGTGGAGCCGGGTCCCGCTCCTCTGTGGCCCCGCGGCGACAGGCACCGCTCGATGTGGGCGCTCACCTGGCCGCTGTACGGCCGCCAGAAGCCCAGGTCGTCCTGCCACTCCCACACCGCGATCATGGGCTGGGACTGTCCCGCGGAGCCGGAGGGCGTAGCGGACACGGAGGGCCCGTTCCTGGAGCCGTTCACCCGGGCACAGGAGCCAGACACGATCGCCATGTTCGCCAGGCTAAAGCTAAAGCTAACAACAACTGGCTCCGGTTAGCAACCGATTGCGGCCGCGACGACGGGAACAGAGGGTCCGCCGGCCCGGGCTAACTCGGCTCGTTGAAACGCTGCATCGTGAACGAGCTAACACGTTTTTAAAGAAGCTCCGAGGTTAGAACCCGGAAACAAACGGGCCGGAGAAACATCCAGGGGCATGTTGACGGAGCTGGTGCGTTCACTGGACTTAGCTCTAtgtggctaatgttagcttagTGACAGCCCCCTTCATCCCCTCATGCTGCCTTCACGGGCCGTCCGGAAATACTGACACTGTGGGAGCCAATAACAGATGGGAACTTTGTTTAAGAAATCAAATGCATTctactactgttactactactactactactactactactactactaccaataataataataaataaagtaataattatAACCTTTAATACTTTGGAATATTCATCTCCCTGTCCAatttatattacatttgtattttcacttttttattttgcacgTCCACTAATCTTAATAACAACAAGAACAGTAATAGTCTTAGTAGtagtcataataataatcaagatATTAACTCTTCATACTGTGCAATATTTATGTCTGCCTGTTCAATttctattttcatatttttattttgcatgcCCActaatcttatcttatattaacaataatacttacagcaataataataatgataactttatttgtatcgcACCTTTTATGACATCCGTTACAAAGTACTTCACAAAGAGGatgaagaatgaaaacaagaatacaaaacatctgaggaaaaaaagtaaatcaatACAATAGCACATAATAacacaatatataatatgaaatgaagaattgagaaaacaaatttgataagaaacaacattttaaagtgttGGCTAAGGAAGGGGATATAAGAAACATACATGATAGCAAGAAAAAACAATGTTCaatacattgtgtatatttAAAACCCCGTCAACGAAAggaaattaaagtaaattacAAAATTAAAACTTGATCTAAATCAGTAGTTTACAATCTGCACCTGAAGGtcgctttcttcttcttctacctGTTGTTGGTTTGTCTCTGCTTCTTTATCCGAGGGAGATCTGAGCCTCCTGAGATCAGCTGCTGCCACCGACTGGTCAGGAGTGGATGTGACCTAATACCAGGTCATGTGAATTCAAACACATCAtcttaatataataaataaatcataatgaGAGAAGAGTGTAGAAGGAGGGAATCGTCCTCTGTTTGGTTGCAAACAgcaaatcaaaaaaagaaagcatAAGAACAAATCAAAAAGCTGTTGCCATCAACACAGATTGAAAACAAGGGAAATGCTCATGTGCTTTTCCTTTGAGTGTTCCACTTCAGAGCCGCTGTATTAAACTCAGGTTAAAGTCTGTGTTTAATCACTTATAATTATTACTTTGCACCTTTGTGTTTAACCTGTATCGcccccctccatccatctccctCGTTCTCGCTCCTTCTCAGCCGTCCGACCCCCCTGAGCCTGGTTCCGTTCCACGTCTCTGAATTCTTTTTCCTCGCCATCGTCGCCAAGTCCTCGCTCGTGTCGGGTCTCTGTAAGTAATATTATAAGATCACAGCTCAAACCTGCTTTGTGTGACACGTGCCCTCGGATCACTTCTGTTGTGTGatggaataaaacaacagacttGATTTGACTTATTTTAAGACAGCGGAGATGATAATAAAGTTTTCTGATGGAGGAGAACACCGGGTTGAGTTGGAGGCTGTTTTATTAAATCCACATAAAAGATAATAGAATTGGACGGCTCGGACACCAGTTTGCAAATTTGAGCCCAAATGGTACTTGAGCGCCAAGTCATCTGAAAAATCACAAACATGATAATAggaacaaataaaattgaaaaaacagCATCTGATGTTGGAATTATAAAACTCACTTTGTTCTCTTCTGTCTTTGCTGTAAAATCAAAACAGTTTCCACGCATAATAAAATCTAACTACGACAGATGCACGCAGCCATTAGACGTCAGCCGGTCCAACAATTCAGCAGCGAGAACACGGGAGGAACATTTGAAAGCTGTGCAGTTAAAACCACTGAGAACATACATGTTTATGATCTCAGATGTTTGGCCCTAGTGTGTGTATAATTACATATATgtcttatttcatttaaattgcaaaATGAGAAATACAAAGTAAAGAAAATCCACTTGTATCTAGATTTTTGCCTCACTTGATATATTTAATTCATCCCGTTCAAACCTTATGCAACAGATGATTACATATTTCAAAAATAGCACCTTGCACACAGTTGAACATTCAGACCTATGGGAAAGTATTGGTCTCTGGTTTGTGAGGACGTGAGATGGTCAAGTCAAGAGAACGTCCAGCGTAAGGCTCACAGCTCAAGCTTTGTTTGAGTCCCACTTTCTGGGAACGCAGACGTGGTTTGATGTGGCTCAGCAGCTGAAGAGGGAATGTGAGGAATGTGGAGGAAAGAATCTGAGGAGCTCTGGGAACTAAGGTCACGTTAATACCTGAGCACACACCTGGATAATAACAAAACCTTCCTTGGTGAAGAGATTAATCACATTTTGTTCAGATAAACCGAGACACTGATCGGTTTAGACAAGACAAAAGTTTTCTGTGTCTCATTCTGTCCACAAATTTGCAGAACCCCTTATAATGaaattcttccttttttttcctacaGGAGACATAGATGTGCTGATGCACTGGATCCACAATGAAACCATTCATACTGCAGCTACGTGTTAATCTGTGGATGTTGTTCACAGAGACTGTAGCTCCACGCACTTCACTGATATACTATCTAGAGAGCATTCCTCCGccgaggcccagcagtcccctcgTAGCCAATCACCCGGCCCACACTCACATACATCAGCCCCTGGAATGTGCCGAGTTTCTAATCCTCatgatccataaattattctctgctAAAgtggtgaaaatatcaaaaaacgCAGTGTCTCAAAATATTAAAGAAGGAAGGGATGGGGATAGGGATGTGTGATTGACAGTTAGAACTGTCCAGTGGGTGTTACTCCTGGTTTTAAAGAAATCCATACGACGCTGGACAGAAAGGCAGCgttctcacttttctttttctttcttggtccatgtcccgtcttCCTTCCACCCCCAAGTTTTCTGGAAATCCGTTTAGTAGTGTAGTAGACAAACagcggacaggggtgaaaacgtCCTTGGGCCACACGTGCAGACTTTCTTGTTCCCACCCCTCTCTTTCTTTGCAGAGTCTGTGAAATTACTTTTCCTGCACACGGTGGAAAACTACTCGCTCTTATCCAACATGTCCTGAGTGAAACGAGAAGCACTGTTACAGGGCCGCTGGAATAACCTCTAATTTTCCACACCACTGTTCAAAAGTCTCCCTTTTGCCTGCGTACAAAGACTTGGTGGTCGGGGCCTTTGCACTTTGAATTTGGTCGGTGATATGAATGAGCCCCAGCGTATTCAAATGAAACCTTTCATGGGCCAGAGCTCATGAGGCGAGGCGTTCCATTTGAGGATGAAATAATGCAATAACTCCTTTTGGGAAAGCAGGTCCCGGTGCAGCAGGAAGGGCCACGGCTGGCTCCAGAGGGGCAGAACAATTTCCATTATCCAATGGCTCCTTGCCCACAGCGGGGCTATCAGTATCAAAGAGAAGTCTTCTCCCTCACTGCTGTTAGTGTCGCTGAGTCAGGGCCAGAGGAGCTGCTTACTACACCGAACAACACAACTTCACCGGCTATTTTTAAATCTAGTGAAATCAGAATATTGAATCACTTTAAGTAACTTTGTTATACGTGATCCGTGTTTCGaactcatacaaacacagataatTGGTTTTAATTTCACCGGGGACCATGTgtcaaagattaaaaacaagtttgtgGCTCACAAGCTTCCGTCAGACGACAACTAAACATCACtgcttcatcctgagacatttatTTCAGCCCAGAACGAAAATACACTTTAGCCAAGTTTGCAAATGTTCAATATTCTATTTGAACATCACACAGAAATATGTTCCAGTGAGCAGAATGGGAACTTTTCAATTTAACGTCTTCATGTTTAATATTCTGATTAAATCCCTAATTTTAATGTGAAGTTTTTATAACTGTGAAAGCAGAAGCAGATTATTGAGCCCAACTTTAGGTAACTGGAAGATTCAGTTGGCCTCAAAGTTTGCAGTGTAGCTGTAAGAGAGAGGAACAGCATCTCAGATAAAAACCAGCAAATATAAGAAACCCAGCCGTCAGTCAAATGCAGTATTTAAAATGAAGACCTCCTCTGAGAATGTAAATATGGAGGCGTCCTAAGAATGAGCTGAAAAACATTGTGTCATTGACAAAAAGAGCTCATTTCATTGGTGTCGGAGGTCGTGAAAGTTCCGATTTGCGTCTCTGATCGGTGAATAATGTGAACTTGATGAAGAGCAGAGGTTAACGGAGGCAATTAAAGGATTAGGTGTATAAAATGAGGTCATTGCTATCAGGAGACCTAAAGTAGTGGCTAATGTTGGTCCTGATGCCCCGAGGTATCGTTTCATTCAGAGAGAAGACGCCCTAAAGATTCATTCTGGAGATTTATACATGTGCAGGGGCTGCACAGTTAAAGACTAAAGTCAGGGCGAGTTGACAATGCTAGAGTTATTTCCCTGggagtttttaaaaagtctttacTCTGAGATTTGTGTGTTATATCTTCGTTCAACAGGAAGCAGACATATTTGCTTATGTGGGCAAAACTCTGGCAGCGGCTGGTGAAATGATTTAGAGGCTTCTGAGAGAACGAACCTCTTAGTGAGACGGCCAAACACACTTGTGAAGGAGAACAGAGTTGtcttagaaataaaaatacaacccACAGTTTGGAGGTAAAGTCTCCTCCAGGCCGGGCCATGGAGAGGCTGACAGCTTAATGGGTTCGTTAAGTGAACAACGTGAAATCCTCACGAAATGAACAACTTTCCACAGTTTTTAACTTTATCTTTGCTCCTGATGGTTCACGATGCCgctgttgtgtttctttattttattttcctgcacgTGAAGCATAACCTCATTTAGGAAAGTGCGAtataagatataaaataaaagtttattatGATATTATGTTAATATTTGTCATGTCGCCATGTTGTGAGGTGAACAAAGAGACTGTCAGAGCCCCATGTCGTGAGAAGCTCACACCTCCACCCGACAAACTTAAACCACACAAACTCACTTAAACATGCCAGATTGAATCTGACCCATTTCACATTCTTCCAAAAAGTTTCGTAGTATTCCGTcttgtagtttttgtataatcctggtCACAAACAAAGTATGATTGTCCTCTGGCTCCACATACGACACACAAACATCCGTCATGCACCTTTGAATCCAAATGAGTTTTCACAATGTGAACTTCATCGGAAAAAAAATTCCCTTAGATCCAGAAAAAACTTGATGGAttcttcttttttacatttttgatttccctgctgtgtggatcaataaagttttatctaaCTTTTTGCATGATCCTGCTaatgaacacagaggaaacacttcGGGTGGAGCTCGGATATAAACGAGCGTTGGCTTCGATCATCACATGAGTTTAACCCGTCGGAGGTTTATGGCAGACAGCGACCCCTTGTGGTTATAATGTTAAGGTTAAaccacacactgtaaataaagatggacgagatGACTaaagcctcctccatgttagccaATGGGACGTGGATGACACTAAATAATCAAAGtgaatgtaaaatacatttcttttatttctcattaaaaccgaCTCGGTTGGTCGTGAGTGCATCGTTGGGAACTTCGAGACCATGGTTCCATCCTCCACACTCCTCCACAGACTTTGGCTCGATGGGCGATAAACAGCAGCGTTTGTATCCAAGttaatttggcttcatttctggatagcgggaggaagtggagacgcatcgtccatctttatttacgggTTATTGGTTCCAGACGAGGGAACCACACACGCTCATGTGAACAAATATCCGGCCCCGGCTGGTGAAATGATTCAGAGGCTTCAGAGACATAACTCTGAGTGGACGTACCTTTTAGTGAGACGGCCAAACACGAGCCTAAAAGAAACCAGCCAGTGTTTGAACGCTGAAGAAAAACGTTCAGACATAAAGTCTCATAGAGCCGGCGTGTGCACGGGGGAGGGTGACAGCTTAATGGGATTGTTAAGTTTAACTATGAGATGCCACATGTACCTTTGGCGAAGCAATGAAAAACATGCTGCGCTAACAAACAATATGACACAACAATATGGCTGACATCATGTTTACAGTGCAGCCTGTCACAGCTCAATCTGTCACACGTCACGCTGCGTCACGTCGGGTTTAATTATAGCTTTGTAATTGGGCTTCATTTggatttttcccttttttccccccatacaacattaaatacatttggagggagaatattttatttgtctgcACTCTTGTGAAAACAACATGATCTCATTTCTGTCTACAAGTAATTTGCAACCGGTGTGTACGTCTTGAAAGAGGCTTAATTTAATCTACattgtcactcagtagagcacaaacctTGAATTCAAACAAACTTTATATCTAAGTCCACAAATTACCACGTAACACCTCTAAtcccctatgaaaccacatttaaatctatgAGATCCAGACTTTTATCTTGTATTcctacatttaatttgattcttCCTTGACGTATACCTCATCCTTACACCAAGTTTCATAATAATCCGTCTCTTAGTTTTAGCGTAATCCTGCTacataacaaaaaaataaataaaaccaggtACATGCTGttaaaaagctgttttaatCCTTTCAAACTTTAGATTCAAATTAGAATAAAAATTGTACATTCAGGATTTAAAAGCCCgaaatgtctgaaaaaagcCTCAGTATCTTAATTTGGCGAGAACGAGAACGGATGAACCTGCAGCCGCTACTTTCTGCTATCGCTCTTTCCTATCTCACCGTAACCTGAACGTGA is part of the Paralichthys olivaceus isolate ysfri-2021 chromosome 15, ASM2471397v2, whole genome shotgun sequence genome and encodes:
- the dtx2 gene encoding probable E3 ubiquitin-protein ligase DTX2 isoform X2, with amino-acid sequence MAIVSGSCARVNGSRNGPSVSATPSGSAGQSQPMIAVWEWQDDLGFWRPYSGQVSAHIERCLSPRGHRGAGPGSTSICLGQSDPSLSPYLIDIPSLKQFRQDTGKTRSVRRSLFAQSSGLGSGVYWEWANDEGGWTPYETRTSILLEHSYQARQGTADLGPHGYNYIVDLTSLAQVNKATGFRRQVQRQCNLPYPLASNGPPAIPSGPCSCQQCLSHSSTGPMPSRSRHSFSSGSLNRPSLQGTGRAVATHPTSVYSPYPRRPLSVGAMSWGSPWPPPPSGSQLSAPLLTSSASANGLSVPSISVQLNGSTSVSSALAASAQRPEDVIQRYMEVVAGVPDEDCIICMDQLSNPSGYETTASDDGGQNVLPDTVGKFIKCGHTLHMLCMLAMYNNGTKDGSLQCPSCKTIYGEKTGTQPKGKMEIYSIAQSLPGHPDCGTIQIIYSIPPGIQGPEHPNPGQPFTCRGFPRFCFIPDNDKGRKVLELLKMAWMRRLIFTVGTSSTTGEPDTVVWNGIHHKTEMMSNLSGHGFPDPNYLDNVLSELASQGVTEDCLKAPGGGGGGGGGGGGSS